A window of Candidatus Methylomirabilis sp. genomic DNA:
CCAGGTCGCCGGGGGACGCCTGCCCGGATCTGATCACTTCATTGAGGACAAAGAGCACCGTGGCCGACGACATATTTCCGAAGCGGCGAAGCACCTGGCGGGAGAATTGAAGGTCGGCGTCACCGAGCCCCATCTCGCGCTGCGCCCGTTCGAGAACTCCCCGGCCGGCGGAGTGCAGGACCCAGAACCGGATCTCCTCCTGCTTGAGATGATAGCGATTAAGTATCGTCGCCGTCAGCTCCTTCATCATGGCGCTGCCGACCCCTCGGATCTCCTTGGACAACAGGATGCGGGGTCGTCCGTTCGGATAGGTAAACCCCATCAGATCAAGGTACTCCGAACGGACCAGACTCATGTGACCCATGACCTCAACCCCACCGCCATCGGATGTCAGGATGGCCGCCGCGGACCCGTCGGCAAAGATCGCGTTGGCCACTGCGGTCTCGAGGGAGTCATCCAGGTAGTAGGTCGAGGAACAGATTTCTACGGAGACGATCAGTGCCCGATGATCAGGAA
This region includes:
- a CDS encoding type III polyketide synthase, which codes for MPNPRIIALETANPTTSFSQEELLTLASYTDERRRGFFLHSGIEQRHLYVDKATFRPTETTDELNARFRKGGVEIGRLAIQRALDQAGCSAQEIDFVVTTTCTGRLCPNLDAYFVREFRMKEGVQRVHVGDMGCASGMIALQQAYNHLMAFPDHRALIVSVEICSSTYYLDDSLETAVANAIFADGSAAAILTSDGGGVEVMGHMSLVRSEYLDLMGFTYPNGRPRILLSKEIRGVGSAMMKELTATILNRYHLKQEEIRFWVLHSAGRGVLERAQREMGLGDADLQFSRQVLRRFGNMSSATVLFVLNEVIRSGQASPGDLGVMIALGPGFCAEGALLRW